The Abditibacteriaceae bacterium genome includes a region encoding these proteins:
- a CDS encoding DUF6785 family protein, giving the protein MKTTAHTSSHEGQQAIDFYPHFTASVLPQRRVSGRAFWLGLLLAAGLAALNCWIEIVATVHFLGGVQMPLGSIFVLLFLIGLNWPMRSLGRRFPVLTRIIPPFSPTELLTVYLMGLFAALISTPGADNFFITVGPSLFYFSKRENGWADLFYSHVPSWFAPGWNGQTYQREVIEPIFTGGLSFSEIPWHAWTLMIVAWSVLLLCVYASLFFGSLLLRRQWIENEALSFPLVHVPLQMVQVDEGDAYPPAAAFWGNRLLWLGIGVAFFLHFVRGMSQYYPDWPKFLGFQNAPVSMFFTERPWNVMGRLGAEFFLGAVGIAFLLTREVSFSFWFFFLAVSYQMVLAEQLGFGAAALPRDNYLGRATFITFQSVGGWLMLAISLLWAARAHLQAMGRAAWQGENTMENEPFSPRFALGGFVLSFLALLGWSWFAGINPLIAALFFTIYLGASIVIARLVIEGGFLFPQLTFAPMEVITSTLTGTGAVGAASLTKLAFVQPSLFSDMRTNVLPGFLHTLKIAHELKLDRSNTRRLMGSVAVAVALALGVTIFVSIWTLYSAGGLTGYPWFTQDGGRQVFNSAASTLSQPSGIQKVNWLWMAVGVSVTLGLIVTRSRFAWFPLHPLGYIVASSYPITRLWFSFFLGWLIKTLLTRFAGHTGVQQVQPLMIGFILGNAAAMMVWMLIGLWQGSQIPYFPA; this is encoded by the coding sequence ATGAAAACAACGGCTCATACATCGTCCCACGAAGGCCAACAGGCGATAGATTTTTATCCGCATTTCACCGCTAGCGTGCTGCCTCAACGCCGAGTTTCGGGGCGCGCGTTCTGGCTGGGGCTTTTGCTGGCGGCAGGACTGGCCGCGCTCAACTGTTGGATCGAGATTGTGGCGACTGTCCACTTTTTGGGCGGTGTGCAGATGCCGCTGGGCTCCATCTTTGTCCTGCTTTTTCTGATCGGCCTCAACTGGCCGATGCGCTCACTGGGGCGTCGTTTTCCCGTTCTGACACGCATCATACCGCCATTCTCGCCCACGGAACTGCTCACTGTTTATTTAATGGGGCTTTTTGCGGCATTGATTTCAACGCCTGGTGCCGACAACTTTTTCATTACCGTCGGGCCGAGCTTGTTTTATTTTTCCAAGCGTGAAAATGGCTGGGCCGATTTGTTTTACAGTCACGTTCCGTCCTGGTTCGCTCCGGGCTGGAACGGCCAAACCTACCAGCGGGAAGTCATCGAACCAATTTTCACGGGCGGCCTGAGCTTCAGCGAGATTCCGTGGCACGCTTGGACTTTGATGATTGTCGCGTGGAGCGTGCTGCTGCTTTGCGTTTATGCCTCGCTTTTCTTCGGCTCGCTGCTGCTGCGCCGCCAGTGGATTGAAAACGAAGCCCTTTCGTTTCCCCTTGTGCATGTGCCGCTGCAGATGGTCCAAGTCGATGAAGGCGACGCTTATCCACCGGCAGCCGCGTTCTGGGGCAACCGACTGCTGTGGCTGGGCATTGGCGTCGCATTTTTCCTCCACTTCGTGCGCGGCATGAGCCAGTATTATCCCGACTGGCCGAAGTTTTTGGGATTCCAAAATGCGCCCGTCTCCATGTTTTTTACCGAGCGACCGTGGAATGTCATGGGGCGTCTGGGCGCCGAATTTTTCCTCGGTGCAGTCGGTATCGCATTTTTGCTGACGCGTGAAGTTTCCTTCTCCTTCTGGTTCTTCTTTCTGGCCGTTTCCTATCAGATGGTGCTGGCCGAGCAACTGGGCTTCGGAGCCGCCGCGTTGCCGCGTGATAATTATCTGGGCCGCGCTACCTTCATTACTTTTCAAAGCGTCGGCGGCTGGTTGATGCTCGCGATTTCTCTTTTGTGGGCCGCGCGTGCCCACCTCCAAGCCATGGGACGTGCGGCATGGCAGGGCGAAAACACCATGGAAAACGAGCCGTTCTCGCCGCGCTTTGCTCTCGGCGGATTCGTCCTTTCCTTCTTGGCGCTTCTTGGTTGGAGTTGGTTTGCCGGCATTAATCCGCTCATCGCGGCGCTTTTCTTCACCATTTATCTGGGCGCAAGCATCGTGATTGCGCGCCTCGTCATCGAGGGCGGCTTCCTGTTCCCGCAGTTAACGTTTGCGCCGATGGAAGTCATTACAAGCACTCTCACCGGCACAGGCGCTGTGGGTGCCGCAAGCTTAACCAAGCTCGCGTTTGTGCAGCCAAGCTTGTTCTCGGATATGCGCACGAACGTCTTGCCCGGATTTTTGCACACCCTTAAAATCGCACACGAACTGAAACTCGACCGCTCGAATACGCGGCGTCTGATGGGCAGCGTAGCCGTTGCTGTCGCCCTTGCCCTGGGTGTCACGATCTTCGTTTCCATCTGGACGCTGTATTCCGCCGGTGGCCTGACGGGTTATCCGTGGTTCACGCAGGACGGAGGCCGTCAGGTGTTTAATAGCGCGGCCAGCACATTGTCGCAGCCGTCGGGAATCCAAAAAGTTAATTGGTTGTGGATGGCCGTTGGGGTTTCCGTCACTTTAGGCCTCATCGTAACGCGCTCGCGCTTTGCGTGGTTTCCATTGCATCCCCTCGGATACATCGTGGCGAGCAGCTATCCCATCACCCGGTTGTGGTTTTCATTCTTCTTGGGTTGGCTCATCAAAACGCTCCTCACCCGCTTTGCCGGACACACTGGCGTGCAGCAGGTGCAGCCACTGATGATCGGGTTTATTCTGGGCAATGCCGCAGCGATGATGGTGTGGATGCTGATTGGATTGTGGCAGGGCAGTCAGATACCGTACTTTCCTGCTTGA
- the nagB gene encoding glucosamine-6-phosphate deaminase, with the protein MTLAPPFAIYPDYLALCREVAARIAEIVREKPNAVLGLATGSTPIGVYKELIRRHREEGLDFSGVTCFNLDEYVPLMPDAPQSYHRFMREQLFDAINCQNWHVPSGEARDISQIERDCADYEKAIADAGGLDFQLLGIGRSGHIGFNEPGSGVETRTRLVVLDSVTRSDAASTFFGLENTPARAITMGVGTILEAREIALLASGAQKAAIVKEALEGKITSKVPASLLRGHPNVTWHLDTEAASELTDFPHPWRLLDADWNDADLQRHALCAIALETGKALADLGAEDLAAAGAASVLDSQKLQSIKSSVRDGLTASLSDELLPSNQTVLCLSPHPDDDVICCGATLLKLAARGNRLFVAYGVNGANAVRDKDVLALLRAQHPRLISYLEEHLEPGKSLDDAVLDVRVSIFERESGAPDSPLLRELKRLVREGEASDACRKMGAKPLFLDLPFYGDGAQRLPLGEGDITRTLQMLETVKPDLVLLTGEKNDPHGTHVMCETAFNEASARYEQKYQQSFVRWNYRGAWDDYQLHEGDYFSIFDKATMERKIDLILDHISQLDPLFPGEQTKEFWERARDRNRENARQLQRVGILPPSRSFDPIYAEVFRFSDDIR; encoded by the coding sequence ATGACACTTGCTCCTCCCTTCGCCATCTATCCCGATTACCTTGCGCTTTGCCGCGAAGTTGCGGCACGCATCGCCGAAATCGTGCGCGAGAAACCAAACGCTGTCCTCGGGCTTGCCACTGGTTCGACGCCGATTGGCGTGTATAAGGAACTGATTCGCCGCCACCGCGAGGAGGGTCTCGATTTCTCCGGCGTGACATGCTTCAACCTCGATGAATACGTGCCCTTGATGCCTGACGCGCCGCAAAGCTATCACCGCTTTATGCGCGAGCAATTGTTCGATGCGATCAACTGCCAAAACTGGCACGTTCCCAGTGGCGAAGCGCGTGATATTTCGCAGATTGAGCGCGACTGCGCGGACTACGAAAAAGCGATTGCAGACGCTGGTGGCCTCGATTTTCAGTTGCTCGGCATCGGGCGCAGCGGCCATATCGGTTTTAACGAACCGGGTTCGGGCGTGGAAACGCGCACCCGTCTGGTTGTTCTCGATTCGGTGACGCGAAGCGACGCCGCGAGCACTTTTTTCGGTCTGGAAAACACGCCCGCCCGCGCCATCACCATGGGCGTCGGCACGATTTTAGAAGCACGGGAAATCGCCCTTCTGGCGTCGGGCGCGCAAAAAGCAGCCATCGTCAAAGAAGCACTTGAGGGAAAGATAACCTCCAAAGTTCCGGCGTCTCTCCTGCGCGGGCACCCCAATGTTACGTGGCATCTTGATACTGAAGCCGCCAGCGAACTGACCGATTTTCCGCATCCGTGGCGTTTGCTCGATGCCGATTGGAACGACGCCGATTTGCAGCGCCATGCGCTCTGCGCAATCGCACTGGAAACCGGCAAAGCTCTGGCGGATTTAGGTGCCGAAGATTTAGCGGCAGCCGGCGCGGCCTCGGTTCTCGATTCGCAAAAGCTCCAAAGCATTAAGAGCAGCGTGCGAGACGGTCTGACAGCTTCGCTCAGCGACGAACTTTTACCCAGCAATCAGACAGTTCTGTGCCTTTCGCCGCACCCCGACGACGATGTGATTTGCTGCGGCGCGACATTGCTTAAACTGGCCGCGCGTGGCAATCGATTGTTCGTGGCGTATGGCGTCAACGGGGCCAACGCGGTGCGCGACAAAGACGTTTTGGCGCTCTTGCGCGCGCAGCATCCGCGCTTGATTTCGTATCTCGAAGAGCACCTCGAACCTGGCAAAAGTCTCGACGATGCGGTTCTTGATGTACGCGTTTCGATTTTCGAACGGGAAAGCGGTGCGCCCGATTCGCCTCTGCTGCGCGAACTGAAACGCTTGGTGCGCGAAGGCGAGGCGAGCGATGCGTGTCGGAAAATGGGCGCAAAACCTTTGTTTCTCGATTTGCCGTTTTACGGCGATGGAGCGCAGCGCCTGCCCCTTGGCGAAGGCGACATCACGCGCACCTTGCAAATGCTGGAAACAGTGAAGCCCGATCTGGTGTTGCTGACAGGCGAGAAGAACGACCCACACGGCACGCATGTGATGTGCGAAACCGCTTTCAATGAAGCGTCTGCACGATACGAGCAGAAGTATCAGCAGTCGTTTGTGCGCTGGAATTATCGCGGCGCGTGGGACGATTATCAACTGCATGAAGGCGATTACTTTTCCATTTTCGATAAGGCGACAATGGAGCGAAAGATCGATTTAATCCTCGATCACATTTCGCAGCTCGACCCGCTTTTTCCCGGTGAGCAGACCAAAGAATTCTGGGAGCGCGCACGCGACCGCAATCGCGAGAATGCGCGGCAACTCCAGCGTGTCGGAATTTTGCCTCCGTCGCGAAGTTTCGACCCAATCTACGCTGAAGTTTTCCGCTTCAGCGACGACATCCGCTAG
- a CDS encoding Gfo/Idh/MocA family oxidoreductase, giving the protein MINIGLIGIGAMGRMHFNCYGNNPDARIYAICDGDEAKLRGDWSSISLNLDDTKSDIVDLSGIKTYSDVQAILADPEIDMIDICLPTPLHAQITIAALRAGKHVLCEKPMAMNEDECAEMEAVARETGKQLLIGHCLRYWPEYVITDEIIRSGKFGRVLSASFHRSSGMPNGSFGNWLATGSESGGAVLDMHIHDVDTALWWFGEPDEMHTDGVIWRDLPLSADSIWRYNDGPLVTLHGSWDPHGGPFRMAFRVTMETASVLYDSATNVFQLLQATPNFDHTRDLKASGDLAYQKEIDDFVACLNEGRTIARVTPASSRLAVVVTRREMDQIAAKELQAVA; this is encoded by the coding sequence ATGATTAACATTGGACTTATCGGCATCGGAGCTATGGGCCGCATGCACTTCAACTGCTACGGGAACAACCCCGATGCGCGCATTTATGCAATCTGCGATGGCGACGAAGCCAAGCTGCGCGGCGACTGGTCGAGCATCAGCCTTAACCTCGATGACACCAAAAGCGACATCGTCGATTTATCGGGCATCAAGACCTACTCGGATGTCCAGGCGATTCTGGCCGACCCCGAAATCGACATGATCGACATTTGTTTGCCGACGCCGCTTCATGCGCAAATCACGATTGCGGCCTTGCGCGCCGGCAAGCACGTTTTGTGCGAAAAGCCGATGGCGATGAACGAGGACGAGTGCGCCGAAATGGAAGCCGTCGCGCGGGAAACCGGCAAGCAGCTTCTTATTGGCCATTGTCTGCGCTACTGGCCCGAATACGTCATCACCGACGAAATTATTCGCAGCGGCAAGTTTGGTCGCGTATTGTCGGCGAGTTTTCATCGTTCGAGCGGCATGCCCAACGGCAGTTTCGGCAACTGGCTCGCGACTGGTTCGGAAAGTGGCGGCGCCGTGTTGGACATGCACATTCACGATGTCGATACCGCTCTGTGGTGGTTTGGCGAACCCGACGAAATGCACACCGACGGCGTTATCTGGCGCGACCTGCCCTTGTCTGCCGATTCAATCTGGCGCTACAACGATGGGCCGTTGGTGACGCTGCATGGTTCGTGGGATCCGCACGGCGGCCCGTTCCGCATGGCGTTTCGCGTGACGATGGAGACGGCGAGCGTGCTTTACGATTCGGCAACGAACGTTTTTCAATTGTTGCAAGCAACGCCCAACTTCGACCACACCCGCGACCTGAAAGCGTCCGGCGATTTGGCGTATCAAAAAGAAATCGACGATTTCGTGGCGTGCCTCAATGAAGGCCGCACAATTGCGCGCGTCACCCCGGCGTCGAGCCGTTTGGCTGTTGTCGTCACGCGCCGCGAAATGGACCAGATCGCCGCTAAAGAGCTGCAAGCCGTTGCGTAA
- a CDS encoding sugar phosphate isomerase/epimerase family protein translates to MAKQWALGVMTGMSEGPLTSLRAVRELGIDTVQLQYPHHLDTPEGVREILAAVEETGVEITLVFCGFDGESYADIPTVCATVGLVPESTRAARVAHIRTISLFAQRLGVSRIAAHIGFIPEDEAHPLYQEIRRIVREICDDLATREQTFVLETGQETARGLKHFLSDVARPNLLVNFDPANMILYGNDEPMEALDILHPWIDSVHCKDGLWPTKPDALGLEVPFGEGAVHAEAWLRKLIDTGYVGPLTIEREIEGNAQTRDILTAKTLIEAVLEKRAALENS, encoded by the coding sequence ATGGCAAAACAATGGGCGCTCGGCGTCATGACGGGAATGAGCGAAGGGCCGTTGACCTCGCTCCGGGCGGTGCGCGAGTTGGGGATTGACACGGTTCAACTTCAGTATCCGCATCATCTGGATACGCCCGAAGGCGTGCGGGAAATTCTGGCAGCGGTCGAAGAAACCGGTGTCGAGATTACGCTCGTGTTTTGTGGCTTCGACGGTGAAAGCTACGCCGATATTCCCACCGTTTGCGCCACCGTTGGTCTGGTGCCCGAAAGCACGCGTGCCGCTCGCGTCGCGCACATTCGCACCATTTCGCTTTTTGCGCAGCGGTTGGGTGTGTCGCGTATCGCGGCGCACATCGGTTTTATTCCTGAAGACGAAGCTCACCCTTTGTATCAGGAAATCAGGCGCATCGTGCGCGAGATCTGCGACGATTTGGCAACACGCGAGCAGACATTTGTCCTCGAAACCGGACAAGAAACGGCGCGTGGTTTAAAGCACTTTCTCTCCGATGTTGCACGCCCGAACCTGCTGGTGAATTTCGACCCGGCCAACATGATTTTGTACGGCAACGACGAGCCGATGGAAGCGCTCGATATTCTGCATCCGTGGATTGACAGCGTGCATTGCAAAGATGGATTGTGGCCCACGAAGCCCGATGCGCTTGGTCTTGAAGTGCCTTTTGGCGAAGGAGCTGTCCATGCTGAGGCGTGGCTGAGAAAACTGATTGACACCGGCTACGTCGGTCCGCTGACCATCGAACGCGAGATTGAGGGCAACGCTCAAACGCGTGACATTCTGACCGCAAAGACCCTGATTGAAGCCGTCCTCGAAAAGCGCGCGGCATTGGAGAACTCATGA
- a CDS encoding sugar phosphate isomerase/epimerase family protein: MIKSISHWAFSPDRPLPEVFSMARDLGFQAVEVTIAETGAITPQTSAAQCGEIVEAASSAGIVLSSLASGFGWNYPVTCEDAEVRRQGIELTAASLRVARDLGLDAILLVPGGVGADFISEFRGAPYDVAYNNALSALGGLKDVAEETGVTIGVENVWNKFLLSPLELRDFLDKVNSPRVASYFDVGNVVASGYPEQWIRILGSRIARVHFKDFKRDVATLDGFCDLLDGDTDYPAVMKALREVGYDGFVSAEFFDVEADLPKISAAMDTILKM; this comes from the coding sequence ATGATTAAATCCATCAGCCACTGGGCCTTTTCGCCCGACCGTCCTTTGCCCGAGGTTTTTAGCATGGCGCGCGACCTGGGTTTCCAGGCTGTCGAAGTCACCATTGCCGAAACCGGCGCGATAACACCGCAAACTTCGGCGGCGCAGTGCGGTGAAATTGTCGAGGCTGCAAGCTCTGCCGGCATTGTGCTTTCGTCGCTTGCTTCGGGCTTTGGCTGGAATTATCCGGTGACGTGTGAAGATGCCGAAGTTCGCCGTCAGGGCATCGAACTCACGGCGGCGTCGCTGCGAGTGGCGCGCGACCTAGGCCTGGATGCGATTCTTCTGGTTCCCGGCGGTGTCGGCGCCGATTTTATTTCCGAATTTCGTGGAGCGCCTTACGATGTCGCTTACAACAACGCGCTAAGCGCCCTTGGCGGATTGAAGGATGTCGCCGAAGAAACCGGTGTAACCATTGGCGTGGAAAACGTTTGGAACAAGTTTTTACTTTCACCGCTTGAACTGCGCGATTTCCTCGACAAGGTAAACAGCCCGCGCGTCGCGTCTTATTTCGATGTGGGCAACGTCGTCGCCAGCGGTTACCCCGAACAATGGATTCGCATTTTGGGTTCGCGCATCGCTCGTGTTCACTTCAAGGATTTCAAGCGCGACGTTGCGACGCTCGATGGTTTTTGCGATTTGCTTGACGGCGATACCGATTACCCCGCTGTCATGAAGGCGCTCCGCGAAGTCGGTTACGATGGCTTTGTTTCCGCCGAATTCTTCGATGTCGAAGCCGATTTGCCGAAAATCTCGGCGGCGATGGACACGATCTTAAAAATGTAA